A stretch of the Panicum virgatum strain AP13 chromosome 9N, P.virgatum_v5, whole genome shotgun sequence genome encodes the following:
- the LOC120687204 gene encoding uncharacterized protein LOC120687204, whose protein sequence is MRRSEWEDRCKRHPEHRMSKGVCPSCLRDRLAHLSASSSATTTTRASSSSATTSPYSSGGSSPPPHHAAALSADVSSVHVLGGAPSNGASFVNVAAFSQPLMPTSIRKQPAGRQAEAAGREPSAKGNKGEVKKKKTGKKKKIGRFLSRLVGAEKRRHAGDGDSGGGGDLFHSKTMKEKTASKWVFF, encoded by the coding sequence ATGCGGCGGTCCGAGTGGGAGGACCGGTGCAAGCGGCACCCGGAGCACCGGATGTCCAAGGGCGTCTGCCCCTCCTGCCTTCGCGACCGCCTCGCGCacctctccgcctcctcctcggcgaccACCACcacgcgcgcctcctcctcgtcggcgaCGACATCGCCCTACTCCTCCGGGGGCTCGTCCCCGCCgccccaccacgccgccgcgctctcGGCGGACGTCAGCTCCGTCCACGTCCTCGGCGGGGCGCCCTCCAACGGCGCCTCCTTCGTCAACGTCGCGGCCTTCTCGCAGCCGCTGATGCCGACCTCTATCAGGAAGCAGCCCGCGGGGAGGCAAGCagaggcggcggggagggaaCCGTCGGCGAAGGGGAATAAGGGtgaggtgaagaagaagaagaccggcaagaagaagaagatcggGAGGTTCCTGTCGAGGCTCGTCGGCGCGGAGAAGCGGCGgcatgccggcgacggcgacagcggcggcggcggcgatctctTCCACTCCAAGACCATGAAGGAGAAGACGGCTTCCAAGTGGGTATTCTTCTGA